In Bacteroides cellulosilyticus, the genomic stretch TTACGTAAGAACAGTATTGTTGACGTCCGTTGCAAGGACAAGCAGGGCAGACAGTTCATTGTGGAAATGCAGATGATTTGGTCACCGGAGTTTAAACAACGTGTGTTGTTCAATGCTTCTAAGGCCTATGTCCGCCAGATGAATGTTGGCGAAGAGTATGAGTTGCTACAACCCGTGTATTCATTGAATCTGGTAAATGAGATATTTGAACCGGAACTGGAAGGGTATTATCATCATTATCAGATGATTCATGTGGAAAACTCTGATAAAGTGATTGATGGCCTCCAACTGATTTTTGTAGAGCTACCCAAATTCACCCCGCATTCGTATTCTGAAAAGAGGATGCAGGTGCTTTGGTTACGATACCTGACTGAAATCAATGATGAGACCCGTGAAGTGCCGGAAGAACTAATGGCCAATCCCGAAGTAAAAAAAGCTGTTGATGCCTTGGAAGTATCGGCTTTTACGGATGCGCAATTGGCCGGTTATGAAAAATTCTGGGATATTATCAGTGTGGAAAAAACGCTGTATAATAGTGCGGAACGCAGAGGAATAGCTGCAGGAATGGCTGCAGGAATGGCCGCAGGAAAGGCTGAAGGAAAGGCGGAAGGGAAGGCTGAAGGATTAGCTGAAGGATTAGCTGAAGGGATGACAAAAGAGCGACATCTCATAGCCCTTAATATGAAAAAACAAGGTGTTTCTTTCGACCTAATTTCTCAGTGTACCGGATTATCTATAAAAGAAATAGAACTCTTGTAATATCACACATATTGTACATTGATGCTTAAAAGTTAAGCGTCGCCCCCTATTTTAATCATTCCAACATGTCAAACTAGCTTTCGTACTTTGACATATTGGAATGATTTTTTTTTGAAATTCCCTCCCCATGTCTCAATTATTAGATTCATTACCCCCTTGCTTTATCTCGCAGTGATATGGAAGTACATACTTCCTGCGGTCATGTGGATATAGTGATGCGTACTTTAGCGACTCTCTATGTTGTAGGGTTGAAACTTGACGAGAGTGCTGGTGTTGCCATGCGGCAGATTGACCTTAAAAATTATCCTGAACGTTTTGCACAGTGTGGTCTTCCGGTGGTGAAAGTTGGAATGAATTTCGATAGTGAGCGTCATATATTGGGAGATTGGAAAATAGAAAAACAGAATTAAATTACAAGGATGCAATACCTTGTCGACAAAAAGTTAGGAGTTTGTCAACAAGAAGTTAACTCCTTGTCGACAGGAAGTTAACTTCTTGTAAGAGGCTGATAATCAGTGCTTGCCTTTCGCGCTTGATTTCCGGGCTTTTACCCTTGTTTTCGTGTCTTGTTCAGCGCTCCGATAACGTATTTCCCATTGTTGTTTACCATACTCCACTTGGTGTTATGTATTATTTTCCAGACTTCATTTCCCAAACGTCCGTAATCTGACAGTTTTAATATTGCTTTTACCTCGTCCGGGTCTTTGATATGCAGATTTTCCAGTGAGAGCAGCAGACATTCCAGGTTATAGGTATTTTTGGTATGCAAAGGATTATGTGGAATGTATGTGGTTGATTCTACAGCATGACATTCCAGAGGATTTTGTGATAGCTACCGGGGAGATGCATACGGTTCGTGAGTTCGCAACTTTAGCTTTTAAAGAGGTTGGCATTGAACTACGTTGGGAAGGTGAAGGTGTGAGTGAAAAAGGAATTGATGTAAAGACTGGTAAATCATTGGTTGAGGTTGATCCTAAGTATTTCCGTCCTTGTGAAGTTGAACAGTTGTTGGGTGATCCGACAAAAGCGAAAACGTTACTTGGTTGGAATCCGATAAAAACGAGTTTTTCTGAATTAGTAAAGATTATGGTGACACATGATATGCGGTTTGTAAAGAAGCTATATATCAAGAGCCAAGTGACAGAATAATAACGGGGCAAATTGATGGATGTGAATTATAAGATTATCGATACCCAGCGAATCATCGATTATATTGCTTCTTTTCCTGAAGGTCTTCCCGTGGAAGAGATTATTCAGAACTCCGGTGCTGAAAAGTTACGGGTATATCCCGCTCTTTTTGAATTGGAACAAAGTGGATTTTTGGAAGTACTGGAGAGGGAGGAACTTGGAGCACCATTGATAGTACGTAAGAGGGGGCATTAAAAGAAACGACAGGTAACAGCGGTTATTTTGTTTTAGGCAGCAGCCGGGATTACTCTAGAAAAGGAGTGGTTCCGGCTGTTTTATTTAATTGTGTATCTTGGTTATAATGAGTCTGTAGATAAGTGGTTTATTCATAGTACTTTATGATAAACTCTGAAATAACCGTCTTGGTTATTCTGTTTTCTTTGGCTATTCCTGAATATATCCTCACCTTTGCATCGTTGGCCAACACAAGAATAAGTAAAACGAAGTTGAACTAAAATGTAAAAGGAGGAAGATTATGCCTTTATTGTATTATGCGAGACAATCGCAGTTGAAAACGAAAGCCGGTGTTAAGCAATGGCACCTGACATTGAAGAAAGTAGGACGTGCTGTAAGTTTACAGCAGTTGGGGGAGATGGTAGCAGAGAAGTGCTCGGCAACGCCGGGTGATGTGCACAACGTAATCAGAAACCTGATGTCAGTGATGCGGATGCAATTGTTAAACAGCCGTACTGTTCGTCTGGATGGTTTGGGGACATTTACCGTGATTGCGCGGACACGCGGTAAAGGGGTGGATAATGAGAAGGATGTGAATCCGAATCAGGTGACATCCCTGCATTTCATGTTTACTCCCGAATATACGCGTCCGGCGGCATTGGGAACTACACGTACATTGTGGCAAGGCGTTGAATTTGAAAAGTGGACGGGTGGAACTGCTACTGATGGAAATGAAGGTTCCGATGATGGTAACGGAGGAAATACCGGTGGCGGCGGAGGCCTCGATGAGAATCCTTTGGGATAGGTTCTGAAGCTTATGATTAAAAACACAAAATGACATGAAAAAAACGGTTTGGAATAAGATTCTGAAAATTGTAATAGCAGTGGCTTCGGCTATATTAGGAGCTTTGGGAGCTAATGCGATGAATATGTAATAAAAGTATCGTGATTAAAAAATGAACGGTGGGAATATGGTTTGATGGACTATATCTCACCGTTTTTTTGATTTCGGGGTGATATTTGTCTTTGCTAATTCGTCAAAATTAACACTAAAACGTAAAAAACAGTTTGAATTATAGTCTCTTTTTATGATTTAAAATATTGATAAATAGTTTATTGCACAATTCGTAAATCAAAATACTGAATTCGAAATGTATATTGCCTTTTTTTCCTCTACTTTTGAACAGTAGATAACTACTATTATTAATTAATACTTTTATATTATGGAAACTAAAAATAATCCGGAGCCTATTTATTATGAAAGAATAGACATGGGAAAAGAATCGAATTTTGTTCGTATTTCGAAGGAGGGAGTATATGTTGTTACAGGTACGAACCTGCAACATGGAATTACGGTATCTGCAAAAACTAATGCGACGATTGTTTTACGTGATGCCAATTTATGCGACCCGGGAAATATGGGAGTTGCATTCCATATTGCAGAAGATTGTTATATCACTGTGGTTCTTGAAGGAAAGAACATTTTGCAAAGTGGACGTGAAATGGCTGCTATTCAAACCAGGCAGAACTCTGTTTTGACAATTAAAGGTGATGGTGCCTTGATTGCATATGGTGGAGAAGGTGCTGCCGGCATAGGATGCGGATATGCTACCGAATGTGGTGATATAATTATCGAAGGGGGAACTATAGAAGCTTATGCAGGTTATCAGCACGAAACCTCCTGGCGTGCCGGATCTGCCGGAATAGGTGGTGCCGGACAATATGCCGGGCGAAAAAGTAAATGTGGAAATATAACGATCACAGGAGGAAAAGTCACGGCTAAACATGACAAAGGCATTTGGGATATTGGACCGGGTGATGCAGGGACCTGTGGTACTGTGCAGGTTAATGAAGGTACAATAACTCCCGGAGTACGGGTATATGATTCTGCTTCAGCTTCGGAACCTGTTCCGGCTCCTGAAGTTACTCCTTCTTCCAATATCAGAAAGATTGTGCAAATCAGACCGAATATACCTTGGCAAAATTCTGGTATAAGAGTAAAAAAAGGCCAAAGAGTACACATTGACTATATGGTTGGCAGATGGACATTTTCACGGGAATCCCGTCCGTGTACTACTGAGGGAGATCCCAGGATGATTGCTAAACCCGGTTATACTTATCCTGGAGGATATGAAGGTGAATTAATCGGCCGTATTGGAAATTCAATGTTCAGAGTTGGTACTCAGTGGAATGGAGTAGCTGCATGCGATGGCGATCTTGAATTCTGTATAAATGATGACCTTGAAGGAAGGTATGGAGCTGGATTATCTGATAATTTAGGAGTTGTAGCGATGGAAGTGCGAGTTTAAGAATTCTTTATAATTTCCTTTATCATTAATAAATCAATAGTTAAACTA encodes the following:
- a CDS encoding carbohydrate-binding domain-containing protein, whose amino-acid sequence is METKNNPEPIYYERIDMGKESNFVRISKEGVYVVTGTNLQHGITVSAKTNATIVLRDANLCDPGNMGVAFHIAEDCYITVVLEGKNILQSGREMAAIQTRQNSVLTIKGDGALIAYGGEGAAGIGCGYATECGDIIIEGGTIEAYAGYQHETSWRAGSAGIGGAGQYAGRKSKCGNITITGGKVTAKHDKGIWDIGPGDAGTCGTVQVNEGTITPGVRVYDSASASEPVPAPEVTPSSNIRKIVQIRPNIPWQNSGIRVKKGQRVHIDYMVGRWTFSRESRPCTTEGDPRMIAKPGYTYPGGYEGELIGRIGNSMFRVGTQWNGVAACDGDLEFCINDDLEGRYGAGLSDNLGVVAMEVRV
- a CDS encoding Rpn family recombination-promoting nuclease/putative transposase: MKYLNPKADLTFKRVFGEHPDLVMSLLNALLPLTADQEIADIEYLPSEMVPENPLRKNSIVDVRCKDKQGRQFIVEMQMIWSPEFKQRVLFNASKAYVRQMNVGEEYELLQPVYSLNLVNEIFEPELEGYYHHYQMIHVENSDKVIDGLQLIFVELPKFTPHSYSEKRMQVLWLRYLTEINDETREVPEELMANPEVKKAVDALEVSAFTDAQLAGYEKFWDIISVEKTLYNSAERRGIAAGMAAGMAAGKAEGKAEGKAEGLAEGLAEGMTKERHLIALNMKKQGVSFDLISQCTGLSIKEIELL
- a CDS encoding HU family DNA-binding protein, translated to MPLLYYARQSQLKTKAGVKQWHLTLKKVGRAVSLQQLGEMVAEKCSATPGDVHNVIRNLMSVMRMQLLNSRTVRLDGLGTFTVIARTRGKGVDNEKDVNPNQVTSLHFMFTPEYTRPAALGTTRTLWQGVEFEKWTGGTATDGNEGSDDGNGGNTGGGGGLDENPLG
- a CDS encoding smalltalk protein translates to MKKTVWNKILKIVIAVASAILGALGANAMNM